The genomic stretch TCCCAAACAAGAGAAATGAATTCCGTCTTTACGATTCTTTACTGACAAGAGCAGTCAAGAGGTTCGGTTTCTTTTTGGGAATTTCGAAACGCTTGCCGGAGAATTCAGAGAGGTTTTTATACGAAGCTCGCCTAAACGCAGATGCGAGCTTGGCTGTTCACGATGAAGTGCAATTATACGAAGTTCGCCTAAACGCAGATGCGAGCTTGACTGTTCACGATGAGGTGCAATGATACGAAGTTCGCCTAAACGCGGACACGAGCTTGCTCCTCACAATGACCTGCAATTATACGAAGTGTGCCTAAACATGGACGCGAGCATGACCTTACTATGATCGGCATGTATGCTTCAATGGCAAAAATTCAGATTTCGATAATCACAAAGTATTTCCGAAAGGGGAAAGTGGGATCATTGATTTTACTTTTCATAAGAGTAATTTTGCTCAATTAAAAGAAGAATTGACAATGCATATAAATCTAATACTTTATGCATATAATGAGAACAACAGTTGACATTCCCGAAGAATTGTTTATAGAGGCGATGAGATTGACTCATCTGAAGACGAAGACGGATGTAATTAAAGAAGGACTTACTTCCTTAATCAGAAGAGAAAAATTGAAAGATCTGAAAAGGTACAAAGGATCGGTTAATATCGGAATTAATTTAGATGATTTGCGGAAAAGATGAGTCGCATAATATTAGATTCTTCGGTTTGGATCGAGTATCTAGGGAACAGTAATTCTTCAATTGCCGCGAAGGTTGACGAATTAATTGATGCCGAGAATGTTTATACCAACGATTTAATTTTATCGGAATTAGTTCCCTTTCTTAAGATACGAAAGCAATCAAAGATCATTTCTTCCTTGGAAGCCATAGAAAGATTTTCATTGAAAATCGACTGGAATCAAATCATTGAGTATCAAGTATCGAATCTAAAAAATGGGATAAATAAAGTTGGCATTCCAGACTTAATCATTGCTCAGAATGTGGTTCAGAATAAAGCGATACTTTTTACTCTGGATAAACATTTTAAACTAATGAGCAAGAACATAAAGCTGAAAATCTATTGATTTAACGACTACGCATAACATCGACTTGTACTTCCTTTCCCGGCTTACTGTCCGCGTTCTTACTTCAGCCTTCGACACTTTGCCTAGCGGCTACGTTTTGCGATCGGAAGCAAAGGCGTTGCAGAGCAATCACCATTCACATTTTGCGCTACCGCGATCGGAAACATAATGGCGAGAAATCTTTTTCGTTATGCGAAGTTCGCCTAAACGCGGACGCAAGTTTGACTTTTCAAAATGACATGCAATTATACGAAGTTCGCCTAAGCACGAATGCGAGCCGGACTTTTCATGGTGAAGTGCAATTCTACGAAGTTCGCCTAAACACGGACACGAGCTTGCTCTTCACAATGACATGCAATTCTACGAAGTGCGCCTAAACACAAAGAATAGTCATCACCGTTCCCGTCTTGGCCGAAGGTTTCCTTAAGGGGTCAAACAAAAGAAAAATCAGCGTTTTTCATTGAGAAGGGCATGCATCCGCGTTGGGCCGGGAAAGAAAATTTACGTTTTTCACTTGCGAAAAATAAAAAAAGCCCGATTCTTAGAATATGGATTCGAGAGAAAGGGCAGAGACGATTCGAGAAGGAAACCGTGCCTTCAATGAAGGTGATATTCGGAAGGCCAGAGATCTTTTTGTCAAAGCCGAATACAAAGACGGTCTCATTCGTCTCGGTGATCATTTTATGTATGAGAAAAAGATGCCTCTTCTCGCGTATGGATATTATAAAAAAGCCGGCTATCAAAAACGGATCGATGAAATTTTCCAAAGAATGATGTGGGCATTAAGCCAATGGATCGGGGCAGATAAATTCAAAACAACCCCGAACGACCCGCTTCAAAGCGAGAAATCGTCTTCAAGTTTTCCGGACGCATCCGAATTTCAGATTCACCCGATTCTACGTCAGACTGCCCTTGATATTCTGAAAAAAAAAGGGATTTCCGTTTAATAAAGCAAACCTTTCTATTTTTCAA from Leptospira stimsonii encodes the following:
- a CDS encoding PIN domain-containing protein, whose protein sequence is MSRIILDSSVWIEYLGNSNSSIAAKVDELIDAENVYTNDLILSELVPFLKIRKQSKIISSLEAIERFSLKIDWNQIIEYQVSNLKNGINKVGIPDLIIAQNVVQNKAILFTLDKHFKLMSKNIKLKIY
- a CDS encoding type II toxin-antitoxin system VapB family antitoxin; the encoded protein is MRTTVDIPEELFIEAMRLTHLKTKTDVIKEGLTSLIRREKLKDLKRYKGSVNIGINLDDLRKR